The bacterium genomic sequence AGGTGCGCCGGGAGCGGCACTCAAAACAGGCCGAATACGGGCTTGAAATGGTCGCCTCGGACGGCTCCACCACGGGTTCGGTGCTTTCCCTTTTCCCAGAGCAACGTCCCGCATGTCCCGCAGATGTCCCGCAGGAAAATCCTGAGCAAAATCAAAGCGCGGCGGGACGTGCGGGACATGCGGGACATAATCCCAGCCCCGATACGCGCACGCGCACATACGCATGCACGCCTGAAAAAGGGTTAGGCGGCAACGTCCCGCAAGACCCGCACGTCCCGCCAGCCCTTGAAAACATTGAAAAATATCCTGCGGGACATGCCTCGCGCCCAAAAACCGATGTCCTGCAAGTCCCGCAAAAGCCGTCCGGCGACCTCGCGGACTTCGATCCCCAGGAGGAAGAATCATGAGCACGCCCATTATGGCGGCCGCGCTTCGCGTAGCTTCGGACCTTCGCCACATCCAGGTCGATGATCAACATGATGAGCCACGCGATTTTATCCAGGGCGACGTCGTCTATCGCCTGCTCGATGCGCCGTACTACGCATGGCTCCGTTGCCGGATGGAGCGCGCCAAGAAAGCATTCGATACGGGCAAACTACCGACCCAGACGTGGCAGACGCTGCGCGAGCGATTCAACGGGATTCACGAATGGGTCATCACCCATATCGGCGAGAAGGTTCTGGCCGAGGCAGTCGCTCATCTCGACGAGAATTCGTATCCACCGCCGCGCCATGACCATGCCGTTGCCCTGATCGATTCCTGGTCCGAGCGCGCGGCCATCATGGAGCACGACGGCGGTCTCGCTCAGGCCGCCGCCGAACATGCCGCCGCCCAGCGGATCTCCCGTGAACTCACGCCCGAGGATGTCGAGTCGTTCAAGGCGCTCGGCGTCCAGGTCGACGTCAAATCCTCAGTCGGCAATTTCACCCTCGTGCCCGATTACACCGACCAGGCGGGCAAATCTCGTGTCGAGATATCCGCCGAAGACCTGCGGAAAATCTCGATGATCATGCATACGTTTCCCGGCACCGAGATCATCTACGTCGGGCCGCAGAAAGAAATGCCAGGCGCACCTTGGGAGCCGCAAGTTGCCGCGCCTCCCCCGCCGACGCTCAAACCCGAACCCAAGCAATCACTGGCGCAGCAGGCTTATCAGGCCCCGCTGTTTTGAGGGAGATGACGATGACTACACCGATCACCACTCATGCCGCCCCGATAAAGATTGCCTACATCGCCGGACCCTATCGCGGCCGCACGCACAACGACGTCGCCCAGAATATCGCAGCAGCCCGCGAGGTCGCCGTACATTTGTGGTCGCTCGGCTATGCGGTCATCTGCCCGCATTTGAATTCCGCGTTCATGAGCGGCGTCGCCCCCGAGGAGGTCTTCATGAACGGCGGCCTTGAGATGTTGCGGCGCTGCGACCTCGTCGTCCTCGTCGACGGTTGGCAAGCGTCCCAGGGCACCGCCCGCGAGATTGAAGAGGCTCGCTCATGCGGCCTTCCCATTTTCTCCGACATCGAGTTCGTTCCACCGGCCAGCGCCACGGAGCGATGCGCCAATGAGTAA encodes the following:
- a CDS encoding DUF4406 domain-containing protein; translated protein: MTTPITTHAAPIKIAYIAGPYRGRTHNDVAQNIAAAREVAVHLWSLGYAVICPHLNSAFMSGVAPEEVFMNGGLEMLRRCDLVVLVDGWQASQGTAREIEEARSCGLPIFSDIEFVPPASATERCANE